DNA from Mycobacterium bourgelatii:
AGGCAGAGCAGGCATTGCAGCAATACGTGTACCCGCCGATTGACCAGGTGCGCGGTCAGACGGGACAGGCGTTGGTGCAGTATTTCTACAATCCAGTCCACCAGGTCGGACAGCAGTGGATTACCAGTCCGGTTGGGGCACAGGTGGACCAGGTGATCAATGCTCCCTTTGTTGCCGTAACGGGGCGGCCATTGATCGGTAATGGTCTGGACGGGTTGACCGGTTCCAACACCAGTATTGATGGCACCCCCGGAGGCTGGCTGTTTGGCAACGGCGGGAATGGAGTCAACGGCGGCGCGGGTGGTGCGGCGGGGTTGATCGGCAATGGCGGTAACGGCGGCGCTGGTCTTCCTGGTGTGGCCGGTGTCAATGGCGGTGCCGGCGGTGCCGGGGGGGCGGGCGGTGCCGGTGGGTGGTTGATCGGCAACGGTGGCGCAGGTGGGATGGGTGGAATGGGTGCTGCCGGCGCCGCCGGTGCCGATGCTGGCTTCGCTGTCGGCAACCCTGACGGTGGTGCTGGAGCAGTCGGTGTTACCGGCCATACCGGCCAGGCCGGCGGCCACGGCGGCGCCGGCGGTGCCGGCGGTCGGGCCGGACTAATCGGTATCGGCGGTGCCGGAGGTACCGGAGGTGCTGGTGGTGGTGGCGGCGCTGGTGGGCACGGCAGCAATGGCGGTGCCGGTGCCGCAGGACTCAGCTATGGCGATGGCGCCAATTACGACGGTGGTGACGGCGGAGTCGGTGGCGACGGCGGAACGGGCGGCGCCGGCGGGAATGGTGGGGCCGGAGGTGTCGGCGGTGCCGGTGGACTGTTGGGTACCGCGGGTAATCACGGCGGCGGAGGCGTCGGCGGTGCCGGCGGCGCTGGTGGAAATCCGGGCGACGGCGGCGCCGGCGGTGTCGGTGCGGACGGGCCCAGCGGCGGCAGGGGTGGTGCTGGGGGCGCTGGCGGTAATCCCGGTGTCGGCGGCGCCGGTGGCCTCGGAGGTGACAGCGGCGGCGGCGCCCGCGCCGCCAGTGGGGTGGCTGGCAGCAGTGTTCCCGCCGTTGGCTTGATGGGCAATGGTGGGGCCGGCGGCGCCGGTGGTCACGCCACTGCCGCCGGCGGCGCTGGCGGAGACGGTGGTGCGGGCGGCGACGGCGGGGCGATCGGTAATGGCGGGGCTGGCGGACACGGCGGCAACGGCATGGCCGGTGCCGCTGGCGCGCACGGCGCAAATGGTGTCGTTCCCCAAATGAATGTTCCCAATACTGCCGGCGAAACGGGCGGTGCCGGCGGTGACGGGGGTCGCGGGGGGCATGGGGGAGCGGGCGGTAACGGTGGACTGGTTCGCGGTAACGGTGGCAACGGGGGCAATGGCGGAGTCGGCGCTGACGGCGGTATTGGCGGCAACGGCGGTGACGGCGGTGACGGCAGGGCTAACCCCGAGCTTCTTGGCTGGGACGGCGGAGACGGCGGCGACGGCGGGGCTGGCGGAGCCGGCGGTGACGGTGGCAATGGCGGGGTCGGGGGCATCGCCCAAGCGCCGGGATACAGCGACGGTAAACACGGTGCCGGTGGCGCAGGGGGCAATGGCGCGCTGGGCGGAGCCGGGGGCAACGGCGGCGACGGCGGACACGGCCGCGATGGCTACACCGTTTCCAGTACTACTTTCGACGGCTGGGCTGGTGGTGACGGCGGCGACGGTGGCGACCCCGGCGCCGGCGGCGCGGGTGGCAAAGGTGGTGACAGCGGTGGCGGCCTTCGCGCTGCCGACGGTCTCACCGCCAGCGACTTTGGCCCTGGCACGGGCGGTAACGGTGGCAACGGCGGTGACGGGGGGAACGGCGCCACTCGGACCGCGTTCGTCAACACCAAGTCCGGCGATGGCACTAACGGCGGGGCGGGTGGTGCCGGTGGCAACGGCGGTCTGATCGGTAACGGCGGTAACGGGGGTCACGGCGGCAAGGGCGGCAACGGCGCCGCCGGCGTCCTTCCCGAACCGCGGGGACAGATGAGCAACGGTGATGCCGGCGATGATGGCGGGACGGAGGTGGTTTTGATATGGGGGGCCGTTCACCACACCGCCGAACCCGGTGGTAATGGCACCTCTGCCAATCCCGGCCTGACTGGCCACGTTTTCATGGTCGGCGGCGACGGCGGCGACGGCGGTTGGGACTTGGAGCAGCCGGTATTTCCCGGAGTCGATCCCACGCAGAATGTCGTCAACTTCAACGCCTATGCCGCCGACGGTGGCAATGGTGGCAACGGCGGCTTTGGCGCCGCCGGCGGTAAGGGCGGCGCCGGCGGTGTTGCGCAATCGATCGGAATAGGCAATCAGTATGGCCTTCCCGGGGGCGACGGTTATGCCGGCAGCGCCTACGCCGGTTCCGGTGGCGACGGAGGAAACGGTGGTCCCGGTGTGCCCGGCGGTCAGGGTGGCGCCGGCGGTGCCGGCGGAGCAGGGGGCCGTGGCGGTTTGCTGGCCGGTCACGGCGGTGACGCCGGCAACGGCGGTGAAGGAGGTGCCGGCGGCACGGGTAGTACTGGCGCGGCGGGCGGCGCGGGCGGTGCCGGTGGATCCGCATACGGCACGTCGCCGTCGGTGGTGCCCCCCGGCCATGCCACCACCGCAGTCGGTGGCGCCGGTGGTAACGGTGGTAACGGTGGCACCGGTGGTGCTGGCGGCGATGGCGGCGCCGGTGGAGCTGCCGGCGCCGTCGGCCAGGCCCAAGCGGAGGGTTACAGCGATGGCAGCAGTGCTATGGCCGGCGCTGGCGGTGCCGCTGGCGCGGGTGGTGCCGGCGGAGCCGGTGGTGCCGGTGGTGCCGGTGGAGTTGGTCAGAACGCTGGGACCAACATAACGGGCGCGACGGGCGCAACCGGCCTACAGGGTGCCACCGGTGCGGCGGGCAAGGCAGGACCTTCTGGCGATACCCCTTGATCCGCCGAATAGACGGTCTGACTATGCCTGGTGCGGCTGGTGCGGCGCGGGGCGTGCTTCGGAAGGACCTAGGGCTGCTGTGCTTTCCGTGCAACTAACCGTTGTGGAAGCGGCGCGCCGCCGGACCGATGGCCGAGGCGATGCTGCAGTAACTCGGTCAGCGCGGCTGGTAGCTACGGGGTGGGTGCCCGGTCCAGCGTCGGAAGGCGCGGGTGAATGCGCTGGGTTCGGAGAATCCGAGGCGTTGCGACAGTTGGGCGATGGTTTGGTCGCCGTGGGCGAGAGCGCTCAGGGCGGCGTCGCGTAGTACTTGGTCGCGGATTTCGGAGATCGAAGTGTTTTCTTCGCGCAGGCGGCGCCACAGGGTTGGGCGGCTCATTCCGACGCGTGCGGCGATTTCGTTGCTGGTGCAGTTGGGGTCGCCGAGTTGGTCTTCGATGATGTGACGTACTTGGTCAGTGAGAGTGGTTTGGAGGTCGCATTGGGCTAAGAGCTTGGTTGGGGCGTCGTGCAGGAGGTCTTCGATGTCGTCGTGGCTGCGTACGAAGCGGTAGGCAAGTGCGTCGGCGTTGAAGACCAGTGCGGCCCGGCGGGCGTTGAACAGAGGGGGTGCGCCGAACATGGTGTGGTAGCCGGCTTTTCGGGTGGTTTCACCGTGGGGGAGTTCGACTTGGTCCAGTTTTAGGGGTCGGCGGGTGGCCCAGTTGATGATTCGGTGGGCGACGAGGAGGAGTGCTACGGACGCCACGGGTAGCGCTGAGGTGTCGAAGTCGGCGAGGTCGATTGCCAACACGGCTGTGTGTTCGGTTTGTTCGATGGTGACGGTGGGCAGGCCGGTGAAGGCGGTGCGGAACTCTTGGTAGCGCTTGACCGCGGTGCTCAGGTCGGGTGCGCCGCAGACGGCGAAGGTCAGTAGTCGTAGCGCCCCGGGGGGAAGTTTGATGCTGGCTAGGCCCAGCAGGGTGTCGCCGGTGAGTTGCCAGAGGTGTTGCATGCCCAGGGCGGCGTTGACGGGGGTGATCTGCACGTAATGGTTGAGGTGTGCCGATGTGGTGGAGATCTTTGCCGCTTGCACCAAGGCTGGCAGGTTCCATTGTTGTTTGACTGCCACGCGCACGAATTCTCTGGCTTCTTCTGCCGGCAGGGCGTAGCCGACGGTGGGGGTTGGGGCGGCGGTGGGGTTGGTGGCCAAGGTTAGGGCCTTGCTGGTGCTGCGCTGTACTGGTTCACAAATCAGGGCTCTGGCGGTTGACTGGAGTCGGTTTCGGCGGTGGAGGTGTTCGTCTTGTTGAAGGGTCATGATTGCTTCCTCTGGTCCCGTTCAGAGTGGGGGACATCGGACAATGGATGTCCAACGTCGGATTGTCGCTAGTCATGTGGTTCAACGCTTTTCAGTTGGCATCCCCGCTAATGCGAACCTAATGAGGGCAGCGAGTCCACTCCCGCGCGAACGGCAACTCGGAGTCCTGCTTGGCCGCTTCTCGCCTTACGCCAAGCATCATTGCTTGTGACGTTTGACAAATATTCGTCGCTGGTATGACGGATAGTTAATATACATGAGTCAGGTAACGCCCACAAGGGTTGGGTTTGCGGGCAACATGCTCGTCATACTTTGAGCCATCGCAGGTTTCACTCATTGCGTGTGCGCTCAGGGGGCACGCAGCTGAGCCGCCTCGGTGAAAGTTCCTTAGTGGCTGTTGATTTCATGACAACCAGACGATGTCATTACGTTGTGCGTGTTGCGGCCCCGGGGCTTTCCCGCGCGGTGGTGACTGCGTGCAGTTAGCCCGCGCTTGGTGTTCTGCTGGTGTGCAACATGTTTGAGGACAGGGTTTCTGGACGATGTGGGGCAGCCGTTGGCGAAGCGCTCGAATTTGGCCGGCGATCCAGCCATGAAGACCTCCTGAGACAACGGGTCAACCGAACTGAGACGCAGGGTCATCGCGCAATCGGCCGAGGAATGCTTAGCGTGTGAAGACAATCGACGTGTGTAGCTAGGTCACGCTGTTCGTGGAGGGGCAGCGTCATTCACCGCGCGAGGGACTCGCGGTTGACACGTGTCGATTGCCGGCGTGGCTCCTGGCATCGTCGAATCACGGAGCGGTGCTGGACCTTCCGCGCACCGAGCGGGTGTGAAGGTGCCTTCATCGGTGCCCTCGGCAAGGTCGGGCGGGTAGCAGAATGAGGTTCCCCAGGATTGGTGGACATCTGAGATAGCGGGACGGTGGTCCCCTGGAAGGATGTTCGTATGCCACGATCTCGGCGGTCGTTTTCTCCTGAGTACAGGGTTGAGGCGGCGCATCGTGTCATTGATGGGAATCGGCGTGTTAGCGAGGTTGCCCGCGAGCTGGATCTCAATGAGAACCTGCTGCATAAGTGGGTGCGAGATGAACGGCGACGGATGGCCGCGGCCGCAGCTGGCGGTCGGCCGGATCCTGGTGGTGGTGAAGGGCTTTCGGTCGATGAGCGCGCGGAGTTGGTGGCACTGCGCGCGCGGGTGGCCGAGCAGGCGAAGGACATCGCTTTCCTGGAAAAAGCCTCGGCGTACTTTGCAGCACAGCATCGAAGGTGAGCCGGTTTGAGCTCATCGCTGCAGAGTGCGCCGGCTACGACGTGACACGCATGGCCGAGCTGCTCGGGGTATCCAGGGCGGGCTACTACAAGCATGCCCATACCTGCACCGCTGCTGAGCCCACACCTCGGGTGCAGCGCCGCCGTGACCTGGAGGTCAAGATCCTTGCCCATCACCGCGCCTCACGGGGCACCTATGGGTCACCGCGCATCACCGCCGACCTGCACGCCGAGGGTGAACGAGTTTCGGAGAACACGGTCGCCAAGATCATGGCCGAGTTGGGCATTGAGGGGATCAGTCCGCGCACCTTTAAGACCACCACCCAGGTCGACCCGGCAGCCTCGTTTCCCCCCGGATCTGGTCGGGCGCTGCTTTGACCAGGGCCGTATCGACGCGGTGTGGTCCTCCGACATCACTTACCTGTGCTGCGGAGACGGTGACATGTTTTTATGCGCCATCCGTGACGAACACTCGCGGCGCGCGCTGGGCTGGGCCGTTGATGACCACATGCGCACCGAGCTGGTCACACTGGCCGTCGAGCGGGCCGCGTTCGTGCGCGCTCACCGCTGCCAGGGGGGTCATATTGCATTCGGATCGCGGTACTCAGTACACCGCCCACGACATGGCGCTGGCCTGCGCCGCTCACGGGCTTCGGCGCTCGATGGGCGCGACCGGGATTTGTTGGGATAACGCCGGCGCTGAATCGCTGTGGTCGAGCTTCAAGCACGAGTGCTACTACCGGCACGCCTTCGCGACGAAAGCGGAACTTGTTGCAGCAGTTGACAATTGGATGATTTTCTACAATAATGATCGAAGGCACTCAGCACTTGGAATGCGCTCACCTATCGACTATGAACGCACGCTGCGTGCCACCACGGAAGCAAGCTAACCGTGTCTACTTTTTCGGGGGAACCCCAGAAGGCACCGTGATGACCGATGGTCATCACGGTGTGGCCGTAGTTCGGTGACGTTCGTGGCGAGAGTCCCGCAGAGGGGTCGGGGCTGTTCGTAGTGGAGAAGTAGTGAGTGCAGACCGCTGCCTCGTCGGCGTCTATCAAGACTGGTGGAAGAGGAACGGAGTCTTGCCCTAGCGGGAAGGTGACGTCAGGTGCCGTCAACTCGTCAGCAACGACATCAGGAGCGTCCAGTGTCATCACGTGGCCTACGTTGGGCAGGCGGCGGGCATGGACGTCGCGGATGACCCTGTGCGCCCGCGCAAGTGCGGCCTGTGGGCCGCCGGCGTAGATGACTTCTCGCGCGCCGAGCAACACGGTGGTAGGTGCGCTGATCCGGCGGAGTTCGTCGTCGGTGAGCCTGGTCGGTGGAGGCAGTAGCAACTGATGCGATACCCGGCCCGAGGTGAAGCGCCGCACGGCCAGCGCCATGACCGGATCGGAGCCCGCGTACGGCCTGCTTGCCGCCCACAACAGGGCGCTTTGCGCGACGGACGGAATGAGACCGCAGCATCGCGGCGGAGACCGTCCGGATCAACCACTGATTCGTGATGCGGGCCAATGTCGCCGCCGGGCTCATCACAACGAGCCGGTTGACCAGTTCCGGAGTGTGGACTCCCGCCACCGCCGCGAGCCAGCCGCCGTAGGACAGCCCGGCCACCCGCGCATTCGTGATGTCAAGCGCGCCGAATGTCTGACGTAGCCAATCGACATAGTCCGACGCCCCGCGAACCCGCTTCGTCGCTACGCTCCTGTTCGCGTCGGTGACGGTGTCGATGCAGTAGCAGCGGAAGCAGCGACGGACAGGCGCGATGATCGGACCCCACATCGCGGCGGTGACCGCCGCACGGTGGAGCAGGACCAGTGGCGGCGCGGACTCGGGGCCGGTGACGAGAACGTGCGTCGTGCCGAACGACGTTGAAACGTCGCGTTCTTCGACGGGAACGGGCTAGCTGCGCAGGATTTCGTCGTATTTCTCGATGAACTGCTCCCGAGCCTCTCGGCTTAGAAGGGATCCAGGTTCACCATGCGGACATGGTATGGCGGGAACCCTGGGTCCCCGGTGAGGATTCGGAGGACATCACGGAATCAGGGATGAAGGTGCCATTGACCGCAGTCCTCGGCAAGCATGTCGTTGACGTCGACTTCTTGTCCCCCTACTTTCGGACCGTGATTGGACGCCGTACTCACCACGCGTTGGTAGAGCACCGCGGCAGGGAAGATCTGACCGCCGGACCACGCCTTGGTCTGCCAGGCCCACCGCCGGCCGGGGGTGCGCGAACTTCCGATGACGCCGTCGGCGGCAGCCCATTTGCACACGTCGATACCGCCGTAGACACCGGTGCGCTGCACCCCCAGCACTGAGTTGATTCCGCGAAACCACTGCAGTGCCACCGTTTTCCAGGTCTCGTGGCTGATGTCCTCGTCGATGGTGAAGAAGATTGGGGCACTCTGACCGCCACCTGCCGCGGTATGCAATTTCCATGCCGTGCGAGCATCGGCGACGCCGCCGGCGAAGCCGCGCTTGAAGTCCGACGGTGCTGTGCCGCCTGGCTTGCCGTATTGGTAGTTGCTGACGATCATCAGCCCAGCAGCCTTGAGCTGGTCGGCGTACTGGCGGGTGATCGGCTTGGCTCCAAACGACGAGCCGGGACGTGATAGTGAGACGTAATTGATGACCCCGTGGTAACCGGCGGCTCGAATCTGCTCTGCGGGAATCTGGCGCATCGCGAAGTCGATCAGTTTAGGAGTAGCTCCCGGGGTTGCGGGAAGGGCGCCTGCCGTTGCCGTATACCACCCTGGCATTGCAGAAATGGCTGCGGTGTAGCGAAATACGTCACGCCGGGTAATCTGGCGTGACCGTAGGCGGCAAGCTTCCCACGACACGTCCTGCATCGCGCGATGTTAACTATGTGATTTCAGTTAACAGAAGTGGTGTGTCGTAGCTGATATCAAATCGGTCTGTGTGGTTAACCGACCCGAGCCCGTCAGCAACGAATCGGTTCGCCGAACAAACCGGTGCCGCACTCGATCGTGGAGTGGATGTCGTCCTGCGGATTACACCCGTGCGCCGGCGCTGCCGATCGCAAGGTCAGATCGCTGCAAATTCGGGGCGGCCAGCGGCGGTTAGTGCTGAACTCGGATTCCGAGGCTCATCCGGACCAAATCCAAATCGTCGTAATAGCGCATGGTCGACGGTGAGGATTTCGGGATCAGCACAGGAGTCGCCCGCTGTTTCGACGCCATTCGAAACCTTTCGCGGGACAGGTCGACGTAACCTGCTGCGTGCAGTGACAACAAGAACGCAGCACCGAGCAGAACGCCGCCGCCCACCAGTACCGAGTACGCGATGCCGCGTCGGGTAGCGACGATGGCGGCGCACTGATTCTCGTAGTCACTGGGCACGTAGAAGGCGCCAAAGCTGCTGTGCAGGTCTTTGTTCAGAGCGTCTTCTCGGGCAGCGAAGTCGTAGTCGGGGTGAAACGCGGTGCCGCACGCGATCGGGAGGCCGGTGCGATCGACAGCCTGAAGGGACAACGGCAATGGCAACACAAGAAGTGCGGCGAGCACCGCTGCGGCGCCGATAATGCCTAACACCCACCTCACTGTGCAGCCTCCAGGTTCTGCAAGCGTTTATTTGGCGTGTGTTTACCCCGTCCCACGATTCTTACGCCAACAAAGGCGAGAAAAGTTGCGCGAAACCGGTGTGGTCGATCGCCAAAGGCGACCGGACTGCTCGACGTTGGATTCTCGAGCGCGTCCGGCTATGTTGCTCTCTTCAGCGGTCGCGGCGACCGCTACGGTCGGAAGGCTCTTGACCTACTTCGGTGGCATCCGGATGCCACCGTCAACACGGACGACCTCGGCGTTCATGTAGGAGTTGGTGACCAGCTCAACAACCATGGAAGCCAACTCGTCGGGCTTACCGAGGCGGCGGGGGAACAACACGGACTCGCCCAGCTTCGCCTTGAATGCCTCCGAGGCTTCGCCCTCGCCATAGATCGGGGTGTCGATCAGGCCCGGGGCAACGGTGTTGACGCGGATGCCGACCGCCGACAGGTCGCGTGCGACGGGCAGGGTCATACCCACGACGCCGCCCTTGGACGAGCTGTAAGCGGCCTGGCCGATCTGGCCATCGAAGGCGGCAACACTGGTCATGTTCACGATGGCGCCGCGTTCGCCGGTCTCGGTGGGTTCGTTCTTGCTCATCTGGGTCGCCGCGATCCGGATGCAGTCGAAGGTGCCGACCAGGTTGATTTCGAGCACCTTCTTGTACGCGTCAAGGTTGTGCGCCGAGGAGAATTCGCCGTCTTTGCCGATGGTGCGTTGGGCCCAGCCGATGCCCGCCGAGTTGACCAGGACACGCAACGGACCCAGGTCCGCGGCGGTCTTGACCGCGTCGATGATCTGCTCGGTATTGGTCACATCGACGGACACGAACACGCCGCCGATTTCCTGGGCGAGAGCCTCGCCCTTTTCCGCCTGCAGGTCGGCTACGACGACCCGGGCACCCTTGGCGGCCAACTGACGGGCAGTAGCCGCACCGATTCCTGACGCGCCGCCGGTGACGACTGCGCTCGCTCCACTGATATCCACCCCGGCATCATAGGTCTAGCCGTTCCAGCCCCTGCGAAGTGACCGGATGTACCGGTGAATTGCGTTGTGCTGCAACGTCGTCAGCAATGAACCCGCGACAGCGCGATCGCTTCGCGCATACCCCGGGTCGCTAGTTCGTCAGCGAGGACGTTGTCGGCGATGCCGGCGTGTCCTTTCACCCAGAACCACTCGACGCGGTGCCGCGCACAGGCCGCTTGCAGCCGCTGCCAAAGGTCGACGTTCTTCACCGGCTGCTTCGCGGCGGTCTGCCAGCCATTGCGCTCCCAGCCGAGAATCCACTTGGTGATGCCGTTCCGAACATAGGTGCTGTCGGTGTAGAGATGCACCGTCACCGCTCGGGTGAGGGCCTCGAGCGCCATGATCGGTGCCGTCAGTTCCATCCGGTTGTTGCTGGTCGGGTTGGCCTCGCCACCGCACATCTCGCGGACGTGGTGACGTTGACGCAACACGGCTCCCCATCCGCCGGGCCCGGGATTGGGTTTGCAGCCGCCGTCGGTGTGGATGACGACGACGTCGTCGCCCCTTGCGCCTGGGGCCGGACGGCCGATCCCGCCAGCGTTCAGGGCGGGCCCGCAATCTTCAGTGTCGACCATGGGCCGAGGATAGGCAGTCGGTCGCCACAATTGGCTCCGCGACTCGCGAGGCGCTGCGATTGGTCACTGGGCCTCGGTGAACGAGGCGGCGAAAAACCGCCGCAGCATGGCCAATTCGGTGTCGGGGTCTTTCAACGGCCACAGCCATAGGGCGAGAAAGACGCGTATGAGCCATTGGGCGGCCAGTGAATCATCTGTGCCCAGCATCTCGGCGGCAAAACCGGTGACGGCAGGCGAGTTGGGCAGCCACTCTCCGCCGACGTTCATGTTTGTTGAGCGAAAGTGTTGTGTCAGCGGATGTGATTGCATGCGTCGAAGTGCCGCAACGGTAGCGGTCAGGACTCGGTCCGTTCCGTGCAGGTCCTTGATCTCTTCACGCAGCGTGTCGACGATCTGCGTTGCTTGGATCTTGACAACCGCATCACGAATCGCGGCTTTTCCGCCGGCACGGCGGTAGATCGTGGCCGGCGAGCAATGAACCCGCCTCGCCAAATCTTCGATGGAAAAGGCTTCATATCCGACGTCGGCGATGAGGTCCGCAGCGGCCGCGTAGATCCGTTCCGTGGCCTCGCTATGACGATCCCCGCCGACCAGCCAGTCCGTTTGTGGCATACGGCGATGGTCCCTCTGCCGGACCCCTACTGCAACTGGTTTCGCACGGTGAGACATTTTCCTGAATTTTCTCACACTCGAGCGCAGGTGAAGCGATGCAACCGCTTTCGCAGGTGCTGCGGCCGGTGAGCTGCGGTTATCAACTTTGGCGGCAACCGTTGACGGGACGAACATCGGCGTTCAGCCTGACTTCATGGCGGTATTGGACGATCCCGCGAACTTCTTTGGCGCGCACGCGCTCCAGGATCCATATCCGCTTTACGAGCGCATGCGTGCGGAAGCCCCCGTACATCGCATCGGTGATTCGGTTTTCTACGCGGTGTGCGGCTGGGATGCGGTCATTGACGCCGTCAACCGGGTCGAGGACTTTTCGTCCAACCTCAGCGCGACCATGGTCTATCACGAGGACGGCACCGTCGCCCCGTTCCCGATGATGGAAGCAGGCGGCCCGGCCCACGTCTTGGCGACCGCCGACGACCCGAGTCATGCGCTGCACCGCAAAATCCTGTTGCCACATTTGTCCGCCAGGCGCGTCCGGATTATCGAAAATTTCGCCGGCGAAGTCGCCGAGCGTCTCTGGGCCGAGAACCTGCGCGACGGGCGCATCGAGTGGATGAGCGCCCTGGCCAATCGCCTCCCGATGATGGTGGTCGCCAAGCTGCTGGGCCTGCCCGAGACCGATGTCGACCGACTCATTCAACTGGGCTACGCCACCACCACATTGCTCGACGGGGTTGTCACACCGGCCCAGCTCCAGTCGGCCGGGGTTGCCGCCCTAGAGCTGTCGGCTTACGTCATGGAGCACTTCGAAAAGACCAACACCACAACCGAATCCGGTCTCATCTCAGACTTGGCCGCTCGGTACGCCTCGGGCGAGGTCGACCAGGGAATCGCGTTGGGCATCATGCTGACCCTCTTCAGCGCTGCCGGTGAATCGACCGCGTCATTGTTGGGTAGCGGCGCATGGATACTGGCTGACCGACCCGACATACAACGGCAGGTCCGGGACAACCCGGATCTGCTCAACGCATTCATCGAAGAGGCGCTGCGGTACGAACCGCCGTTCCGCGGCCATTACCGCCATGTGTGGCGCGACACGACCCTGGGCGGGGTGGAAGTGCCGGCCAACTCACACCTGCTCCTGATGTGGGGTGCGGCCAACCGCGATCCCGCACACTTTGAGGCCCCCGACGAATTTCGCCTCGACCGCTCAGGTGCCAAGGGCCACGTGACCTTCGGCAAGGGCGTGCACTTCTGCGTCGGCGCCGCACTGGCGCGGTTAGAGGCGCAGATCGTCTTTCGGACGCTCCTGGATCACACCAACTGGATCGACGTGGCCGACGTCGGCGAGTGGTTGCCCAGCATCCTGGTTCGCCGGTTCAGCCGGCTGGAGCTGGCGATTCAATAGGCCACGTGGTCAGCCGATTCCGCCGCGACTCCGGCAGGGTGAGTCCTGAAGGACGGCATTGCTAGGGAGCGCCGGGAGGCGGCGGAAAGCCCCCGGTGGCGATCGGGCCCCATCGGTCCGGTGTCAGCCTGATCAAGCACTTGCCTTGATCCACCATGGCTTGCCGGTACTCGTCCCAATCCGGGTGTTCTCCGGCGACCGCGCGGAAATACTCGACCAAGGGTTCAATCGCTTCGGGGAGCAAGATGACTTCGGCCTCGCCGTCGATCTGTACGTAGGGCCCATTGAAATCGTCCGAAAGCACTACGATGCTTG
Protein-coding regions in this window:
- a CDS encoding transposase; translated protein: MPRSRRSFSPEYRVEAAHRVIDGNRRVSEVARELDLNENLLHKWVRDERRRMAAAAAGGRPDPGGGEGLSVDERAELVALRARVAEQAKDIAFLEKASAYFAAQHRR
- a CDS encoding DDE-type integrase/transposase/recombinase — protein: MWSSDITYLCCGDGDMFLCAIRDEHSRRALGWAVDDHMRTELVTLAVERAAFVRAHRCQGGHIAFGSRYSVHRPRHGAGLRRSRASALDGRDRDLLG
- a CDS encoding PPE family protein, whose amino-acid sequence is MNFPMLPPEINSAQMFTGPGSAPMLRAAAAWTQVAREMATAAGSFSSTISTLVGGSWQGSASAAMIAAAGPYAEWLRATAMQAEGAAGQAQAAAAAFEAARSATVHPELVALNRNRFVSLAISNLLGQNTAAIAAAEAEYEQIWAQDVAAMFGYHAGASAAVSALAPFAQPLRNLVGLVGNVASANGASAAASPIDGLEPLGWAESGLRYIGSRVSASLGNAMSEFSRIVNLGSENTGFANIGFLNTGSGNIGSNNFGNANIGYDNLGSSNVGGLNLGFGNTDWTSNTISNNIGAANTGWLNLGIGNTGNGNIGFGNTGSHNFGIGLTGDRKFGFGGFNSGSANFGLFNSGDGNIGFGNSGTGNIGFFNSGSGNIGFGNAGSENWGVANSGVGSRGILNAGVASWGFWNSGDSNTGVGNAGSGNTGLLNSGNFSNGLMLTGDHQIGFNEETLAAARSLYQQQIVMPIERLDALTDEALHQYVYTPAQAGYDQAGQAVQQYVRAPILQMGDQAEQALQQYVYPPIDQVRGQTGQALVQYFYNPVHQVGQQWITSPVGAQVDQVINAPFVAVTGRPLIGNGLDGLTGSNTSIDGTPGGWLFGNGGNGVNGGAGGAAGLIGNGGNGGAGLPGVAGVNGGAGGAGGAGGAGGWLIGNGGAGGMGGMGAAGAAGADAGFAVGNPDGGAGAVGVTGHTGQAGGHGGAGGAGGRAGLIGIGGAGGTGGAGGGGGAGGHGSNGGAGAAGLSYGDGANYDGGDGGVGGDGGTGGAGGNGGAGGVGGAGGLLGTAGNHGGGGVGGAGGAGGNPGDGGAGGVGADGPSGGRGGAGGAGGNPGVGGAGGLGGDSGGGARAASGVAGSSVPAVGLMGNGGAGGAGGHATAAGGAGGDGGAGGDGGAIGNGGAGGHGGNGMAGAAGAHGANGVVPQMNVPNTAGETGGAGGDGGRGGHGGAGGNGGLVRGNGGNGGNGGVGADGGIGGNGGDGGDGRANPELLGWDGGDGGDGGAGGAGGDGGNGGVGGIAQAPGYSDGKHGAGGAGGNGALGGAGGNGGDGGHGRDGYTVSSTTFDGWAGGDGGDGGDPGAGGAGGKGGDSGGGLRAADGLTASDFGPGTGGNGGNGGDGGNGATRTAFVNTKSGDGTNGGAGGAGGNGGLIGNGGNGGHGGKGGNGAAGVLPEPRGQMSNGDAGDDGGTEVVLIWGAVHHTAEPGGNGTSANPGLTGHVFMVGGDGGDGGWDLEQPVFPGVDPTQNVVNFNAYAADGGNGGNGGFGAAGGKGGAGGVAQSIGIGNQYGLPGGDGYAGSAYAGSGGDGGNGGPGVPGGQGGAGGAGGAGGRGGLLAGHGGDAGNGGEGGAGGTGSTGAAGGAGGAGGSAYGTSPSVVPPGHATTAVGGAGGNGGNGGTGGAGGDGGAGGAAGAVGQAQAEGYSDGSSAMAGAGGAAGAGGAGGAGGAGGAGGVGQNAGTNITGATGATGLQGATGAAGKAGPSGDTP
- a CDS encoding alpha/beta fold hydrolase, which produces MALAVRRFTSGRVSHQLLLPPPTRLTDDELRRISAPTTVLLGAREVIYAGGPQAALARAHRVIRDVHARRLPNVGHVMTLDAPDVVADELTAPDVTFPLGQDSVPLPPVLIDADEAAVCTHYFSTTNSPDPSAGLSPRTSPNYGHTVMTIGHHGAFWGSPEKVDTVSLLPWWHAACVHSR
- a CDS encoding AraC family transcriptional regulator, producing MATNPTAAPTPTVGYALPAEEAREFVRVAVKQQWNLPALVQAAKISTTSAHLNHYVQITPVNAALGMQHLWQLTGDTLLGLASIKLPPGALRLLTFAVCGAPDLSTAVKRYQEFRTAFTGLPTVTIEQTEHTAVLAIDLADFDTSALPVASVALLLVAHRIINWATRRPLKLDQVELPHGETTRKAGYHTMFGAPPLFNARRAALVFNADALAYRFVRSHDDIEDLLHDAPTKLLAQCDLQTTLTDQVRHIIEDQLGDPNCTSNEIAARVGMSRPTLWRRLREENTSISEIRDQVLRDAALSALAHGDQTIAQLSQRLGFSEPSAFTRAFRRWTGHPPRSYQPR
- a CDS encoding integrase core domain-containing protein, with product MALACAAHGLRRSMGATGICWDNAGAESLWSSFKHECYYRHAFATKAELVAAVDNWMIFYNNDRRHSALGMRSPIDYERTLRATTEAS
- a CDS encoding IS3 family transposase gives rise to the protein MSRFELIAAECAGYDVTRMAELLGVSRAGYYKHAHTCTAAEPTPRVQRRRDLEVKILAHHRASRGTYGSPRITADLHAEGERVSENTVAKIMAELGIEGISPRTFKTTTQVDPAASFPPGSGRALL